In Denticeps clupeoides chromosome 1, fDenClu1.1, whole genome shotgun sequence, a single window of DNA contains:
- the LOC114794958 gene encoding usherin-like translates to MGSASSHWTPVTTLKEAPQYKEPFLVISNLTTVFLDWGDSFALNGPLRDFVLTESGLRLYSGFHSSLYIPRTSDKTFSFQVTCNTDSGSVSSPVIKYNTATGIGPVEPTDGDKTSLHASGLRFYSELWFIILMSFLGLLLLALLLGLVLRRALNKPPFVRERPPLVPLQKRSPIYPPSDSYLFDSVPETTDSSSTVTLKGFIMHTEGLVDTKISSCSRSAIHSYPSATMSVLRVPSQGTLSHGFSQNSLHRSVSQLIDTHDKKSLMDDGGWDAAVQRTDSGMFVGDEEFVESIKGYSSVRKEHTVFTDTHL, encoded by the exons ATGGGCAGCGCCAGCTCCCACTGGACCCCCGTCACCACCCTGAAAGAAG CTCCCCAGTATAAGGAGCCCTTTCTGGTCATCAGTAACCTGACCACGGTGTTCCTGGACTGGGGCGATTCTTTTGCGCTTAATGGACCCTTGAGGGACTTTGTGCTGACAGAGAGTGGCCTGCGGCTCTACAGTGGCTTCCACAGCTCCCTCTACATCCCCCGAACCTCAGACAAAA cATTTTCTTTCCAGGTCACGTGTAACACAGACAGCGGCAGTGTGAGTTCTCCTGTCATCAAGTACAACACAGCTACAGGCATTG GACCCGTGGAGCCCACAGACGGGGACAAAACCAGCCTGCATGCGTCCGGCCTCCGGTTTTACTCAGAGCTCTGGTTCATCATACTCATGAGCTTCCtgggtctgctgctgctggccctgTTATTGGGCCTGGTTCTGAGGAGAGCCCTGAACAAGCCTCCGTTTGTAAGAGAGCGCCCCCCACTGGTGCCCCTGCAGAAGCGGAGCCCAATCTACCCACCCAGTGACTCCTACCTG TTTGACTCAGTGCCTGAAACCACTGACTCCAGCAGCACCGTCACCCTAAAGGGCTTTATCATGCACACCGAG GGCCTGGTGGACACCAAGATCAGCAGCTGCAGCCGCAGCGCCATCCACAGCTACCCATCAGCCACCATGTCCGTGCTGCGCGTGCCCAGCCAGGGCACACTAAGCCATGGattttcccagaattccctgcaCCGCAGCGTCAGTCAGCTGATTGACACGCACGACAAGAAGTCGCTGATGGACGATGGAGGGTGGGACGCGGCAGTCCAGAGGACTGACAGTGGCATG TTTGTGGGGGATGAGGAGTTTGTTGAGTCGATCAAAGGCTACAGCTCAGTAAGGAAAGAGCACACAGTgtttacagacacacacctgtga